Sequence from the Janthinobacterium lividum genome:
ATCGAGCGGCAGGGCCGCCGTGTCGCGCACGGTCGATGGGCCCAGCAGCGGCAGCATCACGTACGGACCCGACTGGACGCCATACCAGCCCAGGGTCTGGCCAAAGTCTTCGCTATGCTTAGGGATGCCCGCCTGCGAGGCGATATCGATCAGGCCAAGGATACCGAAAGTCGAGTTCATGCTGACGCGCACGACGTCTTGCAAGCCCGCTTCACCCTTGCCTTGCAATAAGTTGTTTACGGCGCTCCACACGTCGGACAAGTTGCCGAAGAAGTTGCCCACGCCCGTTTGCACGAACGATGGCGTGACTTTCTTGTAAGCCGTGGCGACCGGTTTCAGGGCCACCTGGTCAACGGTGTCGTTGAACTTGAACATGGCGCGGTTATACCCTTCCAGCGGGTCGCGCGGGTTGGTGCCGGTGGCGCAAGCGCTCACGCTGGCGGCGATGGCCATGGCCAGGCCGATACGTACCAGGCTGCCTTGGGATTGCTTGGTCGACTCGCTCATTTGCTGTCCTTTCCTTCCGCTGCCTTGCTGTAGATGAACTGATTGATCAGGTCTTCCAGCACTGTGGCCGATTGAGTACGGGCGATCTTGTCGCCCTCTGCCAGGTTCGCCAAATCGCCGCCTGCTTCCAGGCCGATATATTGCTCACCCAGCAAACCGGCCGTCAAAATCTTGGCCGAGCTGTCTTTCGGAAATTTGTAGCCATCTTCGATGTCGAGTTTCACCAGCGCCTGGTAGGTCTTGTCGTCAAAGACGATTTCCGAGACCCGGCCCACAACCACGCCGGCACCCTTGACGGGCGCCTGCGGCTTGAGGCCGCCAATATTGTCGAACTTGGCGCTAATGGTATACGTCTTGCTGAAAGACAGCGAGCTCATATTGCCGGCCTTGAGCGCCAGAAACATCAATGCCGCCACACCCAGCAAGACGAACAAGCCGACCCAGACATCCAAAGATTTACGTTGCATAAACAATCCTAAATAATTTTTACTTGCTGCCGCCTGCGCAACATCTTGCCCAGGCCCGCTGTTTGTAGCTGATCGGCAATTACTTGCTAAACATCAACGCCGTCATCATGAAATCGAGCCACCACACCATCAACGATGAAATGACCACCGTGCGCGTGGTGGCGCCGGACACGTCTTCCGGCGTCGGCTGTGCCTGGTAACCCTGGAACAGCGCGATGAAGGTCACGGCAATACCGAACACCAGGCTCTTGATGGTGCCATTGCCCACTTCCTTCCAGACATCCACGCCGCCTTGCATCTGCGACCAGAACGAGCCTTCATCGACGCCGATCAGCACCACGCCGACCAGATAGCTGCCGATGATGCCGACGGCCGTGAAGATGGCGCCCAGAATCGGCATGGCGATCACGCCGGCCCAGAAACGGGGCGCCAGCACGCGCTGGATCGGGTTTACGGCCATCATTTCCATGGCCGACAATTGCTCGCCCGCCTTCATCAGGCCGATTTCCGCCGTCAGCGACGTGCCGGCGCGGCCCGCGAACAGCAGCGCCGTGACGACCGGGCCCAGTTCGCGCGTCAGGGACAGCGCCACCAGCAAGCCCAGCGACTGTTCGGCGCCGTACGTGGTCAAGGTGTAATACCCTTGCAAGCCCAG
This genomic interval carries:
- the mlaE gene encoding lipid asymmetry maintenance ABC transporter permease subunit MlaE, which produces MIARFLAAIGAWLRNSVQDLGFAVRSFFIIIASSGGLWRRPRLVIEQLFFIGNRSLVITAVSGLFVGMVLGLQGYYTLTTYGAEQSLGLLVALSLTRELGPVVTALLFAGRAGTSLTAEIGLMKAGEQLSAMEMMAVNPIQRVLAPRFWAGVIAMPILGAIFTAVGIIGSYLVGVVLIGVDEGSFWSQMQGGVDVWKEVGNGTIKSLVFGIAVTFIALFQGYQAQPTPEDVSGATTRTVVISSLMVWWLDFMMTALMFSK
- the mlaD gene encoding outer membrane lipid asymmetry maintenance protein MlaD, with the translated sequence MQRKSLDVWVGLFVLLGVAALMFLALKAGNMSSLSFSKTYTISAKFDNIGGLKPQAPVKGAGVVVGRVSEIVFDDKTYQALVKLDIEDGYKFPKDSSAKILTAGLLGEQYIGLEAGGDLANLAEGDKIARTQSATVLEDLINQFIYSKAAEGKDSK
- a CDS encoding VacJ family lipoprotein yields the protein MSESTKQSQGSLVRIGLAMAIAASVSACATGTNPRDPLEGYNRAMFKFNDTVDQVALKPVATAYKKVTPSFVQTGVGNFFGNLSDVWSAVNNLLQGKGEAGLQDVVRVSMNSTFGILGLIDIASQAGIPKHSEDFGQTLGWYGVQSGPYVMLPLLGPSTVRDTAALPLDIAGDPWRYKDPVNVRNIGTVTRVVDKRAALLDATNLMEAAALDRYEFIRDGFLQARESKVFDGDTDRRDRKVPKNDTSDYEPEYDAKPQAAPVEAPPAKVAAQLAPADLVTSGSNTVASEAKSQE